The Mesoterricola silvestris sequence TGGAGGACCGAGAGGCCCCGGATGAGGTGGAACTGCTGGAAGACGAAGCCGAAGCTCCGCCGGCGGAGGTCCGTGAGGAAGCGCTCGGGCAGGCTTGAAACCACCTCGCCCTTGAAGGTCACGCGGCCCGCGGTCGGCCGGGCCAGGCAGCCCACCAGGGTCAGCAGGGTGGTCTTCCCGGACCCGCTGGGGCCCCGGAAGGCGGTGATCTTCCCCGCCTCGATGACCAGGTCGATGCCGTCCAGGGCCCAGAACTCGTTGGGCCGGCCCTGGTTGAAGGCCTTGCGGAGACCCGACAGCGCGATCATGACCGCATCACCGAATCGGGGTCCGTGGTGGCCGCGCGCCAGGTGGGCACCAGCACCGCGGCCGTGTAGGGCACGCAGGTTAGCAGGAGGAGGGTCAGGAGGTCCAGGCCGTCCAGGACCGGTGTCAGGGTGAACCGGGGGTAGAGCACCGCCCAGCCCTTGAGCACGGGTTCCAGAAGGCCCGCGCCACCATGGAACACGTGGGCATAGGCGGCCACGTACCCCAGGACGAAGGCCGAGAGGCACAGGAGGACGCCCTCCCAGGCCTTTATGCGCAGGATGTCGCCGGTCTCCCAGCCGATGGCCTTGAGGATGCCGATCTCCCGGCGCTCCTCGGCCGAGAGCCCCGAGGCCTTGTCCCAGGCCAGGATCCCGAAGGCCAGCAGGGCGCCGGCGAACAGGGCCAGGACCAGGCCCTCCCTCCAGTCGAAGAGCGAGGCGTAGGTGCGAAGGCTGTCATCCCGCAGGATGGCCCGGGCATCCGGCAGGTCCCGCACCAGCTTGGCGGCGACGGTGCGCGCCTCCTGGGGATTGGCCACGGAGAAGGCCAGGTCAGTGAAACAGCCCTCGGGATAGGCGAAGAACGCGCGGAAGTCCTTCTCGGAGACCAGCACCAGGTCGGCGCTGGCCAGTTCGGTGCTCTGCGGCAGCACAGCGGCGATCCGAAAGGCGCGCAACTCGCCCGTGTAGGACCGGAAGGCCAGCGTGCCCCCTTCCGCCAGGCCGCGTATGCGCGCCAGGGCCGGGCCGATGGTGATGGTGCCGTCCCCCGGGGCCGATTCCGTCACCATGAACGTATAGTTCGCCTGGAGGACGGGATCGAAGTAGTACCCCCACAACCGGCCCTCCACCTTCTGGACCCCCCGGATACGGCCCAGGCGCTCCCGGTAGCCGGGGGGGACCAGCTCGTGCCGTCCGGCCACCATGCGCTGCAGGATCACTTCGGGCGTGCCCGCAAGCACCGCCGCCGCCTCCTGCCGCAGCGCCCGGGTGAAGAGCGTCACGGAGGCCATCAGGAAGACCAGCAGCGCGAAGACCGCCAGCAGGCCCAGGTTGCGAGCCTTGCGCCGCGCCAGGGAGGCCAGCGTGAAATCCAGAAGGGCGAGCTGGCGCTCAATCCCGGCGCGCATGGGACCTCGGAGGCAGCAGGCTGCCGCTGGGGAAGTGATCGAAGGCCAAGGGATGGTCCTGGAACGCCGAATGGCGGTCTGCCTGGGTTGGGTGGCGCGTGTACCGCGCCTCGTTGAAAAGGGCCAGGTCGGTGAGACCGGCCTGGGCCGCGAACCGCGCCGTCCCGGCCTGCTCCGCACGCCGGGCCCGCCGGATCCTGGCCGCGTCCAGGAACGTCAGCCCCAGCAGCAGCACCAGCGCGCCCAGGGCCAGAAAGGCGCGGATGGCGGGGCGGAGGCTCACAGGACCTTCCGCGCGGCGGCCAGGATCTGCGCCTCCGTGGCGCCCCGTCCCAGGACCGCCGCCAGCCTGCCGTCCGGGGCCACCACGTAGATGCGTTCCGTGTGGCCCACGTCGTAGCTGCCGTCGGCACGGGGCTCCTGCCTGAGGTAGGCCGCGTCGTAGGACTTGGCCACGGCGGCGATCTCCGCCGGGGTACCGGTGAGACCGGTGAGGGCCGGGCTCACAAAGGCGGCGTAGTCCTTCATGCGGGCGGGGGTGTCCCGCCCGGGGTCCACGGTCACCAGGATCAGCCGCACCCGGGCCTGCTCCGCGGGCGTCAGGTGGCCGAAGGCCAGGGCGCCGTTGCGCAGGTGGGAGGGACATACGTCCGGGCAGTGGGTGTAGCTGAAGAAGAGGAGGAGCGCCTGGCCGCGGAGGGTCCGGGTGTCCAGCGGGCCCTCCGGGGCCCGCAAAACGAAGTCTCCGCCTTCCGGGAGCTTTCCCCCAGGCCGCCCGCAGGCGCAGACCGCCAGGATCCCCACCGCGAGGAACGACCTGAACCGTGGGTGCCAAGACATGCCGGGAAGTGTACCAGGGCACCGCCCAAAGCCAATGAGCATATACTCTTTTGGGCGCCTTACCTGGTGGAACGCGCCCCCGGATCCTCATATCCCGTGACCATCGCCCGCAGAAGGCTCAGCGGCGTCTTCCCTGTGGTGGCCAGGTAGATGTGCCCGATCAGGAAGGCCAGGAAAAAGTAGGCCCCCAGGGTGTGCGCTGGCCCCAGGACCCTCAGCCCGCCCAGCATCTCGAACACGGAGGGCCAGCGGGTGACCCCCCACATCAGGAGTCCAGTGAGGATCTGGTAGGGCAGGAGGAGGTTGAGCAGGGACAGGTAGGTGACCCGCTGCAGGGGGTTGAGCTTGTGCCTGGCGTCGGTCTCGAAGGGGTGGGGTTCACCCTTGAAAATCCCGTAAAGGTAGAAGCGACCCTGGCGCACGGCGCCTTCCGTGAAGTCGTCCATGCGGGGCAGGAAGTGATGGTACTTTTCCGCCGTGAAATGGTAGAAGAGGCCCAGGAACGCGTTGGCGATCAGGGCGAAGGCGAGCCAGGTGTGCAGCGTCAGAGCCCGCATCATGGAACCGAAGATCCCGACCCGGTCCGGGTAGTGGAGGGAAAAGCCGGTCAGGACCAGCAGCACCAGGGCCGTGGCCTGGATCCAGTGCCACACCCGCTCGTGGAGGCTGTAGAGAGGTTCGGTCATTTGGAGGCTCCCAGGAAACGGATCAGGCCGTGGATCAGGCTGAACAGCAGGGCCCCGGCCACGGAAAGCCAGCCGAGGACCTCGACCCCCATCACGCGGCTGTTGCCGATGAGGTAGAAAGACTTGAGCAGGGACCGGTTGTCGAAGGCCGGCTCCTTGCCGGAACGGTCGAGGATGTCCACCCGCTTGCCGCCGTAGAAGACCGGAACGCCTTCGGGGAGGTAGTCCACCAGATCGACGGCCCGGTGCAGGATGCTGTCCCTGCCATGGCAGGCCTTGCAGTCCCGGATAGCCTGGGCCTTGCCCATGGTGCTGTGGCTCATGGCCCAGGGAACCACCTCCGCCCGCAGCTCGGGCGCCTCGACGCCGGCGTAGGTCCGGAGCAGCTCCTTGACCAGGGCCACCTTGGCGGGGGTGTCGTACCGGGCCTGCGGGAAATCGATGATGCCCTCCTTGTCGGCGAAGGCCGCCAGGATCTCGGGCCGGTACTCCCAGCCGCCCCCGGCCTTGCGGTCCAGGAAGAAGGCCTTCTGCATCTGCCAGGTGAAGGCGGGGCGGCCCTTGGCCTGGTCGAACCAGTAGAGGCCGGTGATGAGGTTGGTGGGCCGGATCTCCAGGTGCCCGTCCCGGGCGGCGGTGGGCACATAGGCGGGCTTGAAGCCGGTGACTTCGGACTCGGGGTCCACGATGTCCCCCTTGACGCCGCGGAAGGTGATCTTGCTGGCACCGGTGTCCATGAGGAAGGCCCACTCGTCGCTTCGATAGGCCCAGAAGTGCACCTCGGGGATGTGGCAGGTCTGGCAGGCCAGCGCCTTGAAGTGCTGGGCCTTGTAGGGAAGGAAGGCGTGGGCCTTCTCCGCGTCATGGCACTCGGAGCAGCCCCGCATGGTGTTGTGGCGGGTGATGTTGACGGTCTCGGGGGGGATGTTGCCCCGGGCGAAGTTGTGGTCGGGGCGCTTCAGGTATTCGGCCAGGTCCTCGCCCGCGGGCTTGTAGCTCAGGTGCTTGGAGGGGTCGGCCTGGAGCTTGCGGCCGGGGTTGTTGGGGGAGAAGTGGCAGTCGATGCAACCCAGGCCCTTGGCGGCGTGGATGTCCCACGGGTAGTCCATCTTCTCCCTGCCCACGATGTTCGGGGAGCGTGTCTCGCTGATCTTGCTGCCGTTGTACACCCAGCCCGCCTTTTCGGCGCCCCGCAGGATATCGGCGTGCTGGATGGGCTGGATCGAGTCCGCCCTGAGGGCCGAGAACCCGTGGCACTGGGCGCAGGCATCCAGAGGAGGGTCGGACAGATCCAGCACTTCGGACTTGACGGTTCCGTTGGCATTGAAAGCCTGTCGGTTGTATGAGAAGCGCCCCTTGGCGTCCTTCGAGACGATCCCGCTATTCGCGAGGGTGCCGTTGTTGGCCCAGCGGAAGGCGCCCGCGGCCATGGCTTCCCTGCGGTAGCCCCGGCTGGCCCGGGGCGTGTGGCACAGGAAGCAGTCCGCCTCGGCCACGCCGCTCTTGTGCCAGTCCCAGGGCGTCACGGCGCCCGTGAGCCGGTCCCGCACAGTGTAGCTGGGGTCCAGGGGTCCGTCGGCCTTGGCCTCCGGGGAAAGCAGCTGCCGCCCTTTCAGGTCGAACTCGGAAATGCCTCCGCCGGTGTGGCACACGCCGCACTTGGTCAGCCATTCCGGCTGGGTGAGGTCCACGTCGGCCGGGTCGGCCACCGTCGCGGGCGTGAGCTGCCGGTTGGGCAGGATCGAGAACTTGCCAAACATGCCGGGCGAGGTGTTGAAGGAAGCGAAACCGTGCCCCTTCAGCAGGTTTCGATCCATCTCGGTCTTGCCCTGCTGGAAATGGAAGCTGTCGGTGATGAAGGCGTAGTCGTGGCATTCCCCGCAGGTCTTCCGGGTGCTGATCGCCTTGGCGCTGGCAAGCACGTTCCGGCCATCCTCGTCCTTGAGGACGATCGAGGGGTGGGCCATCCTGAGGGAAGGCTGATTGGGGAGGGCGGCTGGCAAGGCCATGGCACTCACGAGCAGCGCCAGCGCGAGCCGGGAGTTCCCTCCCCGCCTGGGGAAGGGCCAGGAACCTGGATTCATTTTGTATCTCCTTGCGGGTGCTCCGGCGGCCCGGAATGCGAGTTCAGTGCTTGGCTGCGGATTGGAGGACCTTGAGGAGATGGTCGAAAAGGCTGGCGTAGGACTTCGCCCCTGGAATGCCCTCAAGGGAGGAGGGCACCGTGAGCACCGTCAAGCCCGGACGTTCTCTGCAAGCCTCCACATACTCAGGAGGCGTGTTGGGATCCACCAGGACGATCTGCGCCTTCATCTGGGTCACGTAGTCCAGCAGCGCGGCCGGGGCCGGCAACTGCCCGGGCGTCGCCTTGCACACGATGAACTTGGGGCCGCCCATGCTCGAGAAGTTTTGCCAGCCGCACTGGAAGCTGAAAATCCGGACACCGTGGAGGGGCTTGAGGTCCTTCTTCCACCGGACGAGATCGGCCTTCAGGGCCGCGATGAAGGCCGCGGCATTGGCATGGAAATAGACTTCCGACGCGGGGGCCGCCTTGCTCAGGCCCTTGGCGACGTTGCGGGCGATCACGGCGCCGTTCTCGGGATTGAGCCAGAAGAAGGGATCGCCGGCCGAATACAGCGGGTCGGCGAAGCCCTCGCAGGTGCTGAAGGGCACGTTGGTCCGGAAGGCGCTCGGAGAGACGTCGACCCACTGGACGGCTGCGGTGGTGGCGCCCGGGGCCACCTGCAGAACCTTGTTTATGGCCTCCGTCTCCCGCAGGAAACCCGTCCAGACGATGACGCGGGCCTTGGTGAGCAGGTCCTTGGCGGACGCTTCCACGGCCAGGTCCTTCCGCAGGATGCAGCCCTTGAACAGGCTGAAGGTCTCCACCTGGTTGCCGCCCACCGCCTTGACGATGGCCTCCACGTCGGCCTCGGCCACGGCCACCGGCAGCCGTTTGCCTTCCCCGGCCAAGGCCACGGCCGCCAGCCCTCCGGCGGCGAAGAGTGTGAGAAGCGCGCGCAGCGCCTTTTTCGTGACAGGGTTGTTCATCAAGCACCTCCAGGAATGGGCGGGTTGCCGGGCGCACCAGGAATCCGGAAACGGGGTTCATGCAGAGCCCCCGTCGTGAATGCCGTGAGGACCTCGCGCACCTCCCCGGCGATGCCGGACAGCACCTGGATGCCCATGGCCTCCAGGTGTATCTTCAGGACCGTCCCGATGGCTCCGCAGAGCAGCATTTCCGTGCCCATGGCCTGGAGCCTCACGGCCTTCTCGAAAGGGTCGGTTGGTCGGCACTTCTTGTTCGCGAGCTTCTGGAAGGCCATGCCTTCCACCTGCCAGAAGGTGACCCTGTGGCAGAAATCAAAGGTCGGCGAAACACGACCATGAAAAGTTGGAACGGCCACCAGCATGAAACCTCCAGTCATGGGAGGGCAAACGGCGGGCCAAAACGTTAACTGATATTTTAATTACACTTTATTTGCAAAATTGCCACTGAGTCGCTGCCTGATTGCAAAGCGCACCCCTCCCAAGGGGCTTGAGATTGCAACCTGCACCCTCCGTTCAGATCCGCTTCAGTTTTCGCCAAAGGGTGGTCTTGTTAATGCCCAGTTCCTTGGCGACTTCCACCCGGTTGCCGCCATGGCGTTCCATGGCCGCCAGGA is a genomic window containing:
- a CDS encoding ABC transporter permease encodes the protein MRAGIERQLALLDFTLASLARRKARNLGLLAVFALLVFLMASVTLFTRALRQEAAAVLAGTPEVILQRMVAGRHELVPPGYRERLGRIRGVQKVEGRLWGYYFDPVLQANYTFMVTESAPGDGTITIGPALARIRGLAEGGTLAFRSYTGELRAFRIAAVLPQSTELASADLVLVSEKDFRAFFAYPEGCFTDLAFSVANPQEARTVAAKLVRDLPDARAILRDDSLRTYASLFDWREGLVLALFAGALLAFGILAWDKASGLSAEERREIGILKAIGWETGDILRIKAWEGVLLCLSAFVLGYVAAYAHVFHGGAGLLEPVLKGWAVLYPRFTLTPVLDGLDLLTLLLLTCVPYTAAVLVPTWRAATTDPDSVMRS
- a CDS encoding SCO family protein; the protein is MRAPEGPLDTRTLRGQALLLFFSYTHCPDVCPSHLRNGALAFGHLTPAEQARVRLILVTVDPGRDTPARMKDYAAFVSPALTGLTGTPAEIAAVAKSYDAAYLRQEPRADGSYDVGHTERIYVVAPDGRLAAVLGRGATEAQILAAARKVL
- a CDS encoding cytochrome b/b6 domain-containing protein, with translation MTEPLYSLHERVWHWIQATALVLLVLTGFSLHYPDRVGIFGSMMRALTLHTWLAFALIANAFLGLFYHFTAEKYHHFLPRMDDFTEGAVRQGRFYLYGIFKGEPHPFETDARHKLNPLQRVTYLSLLNLLLPYQILTGLLMWGVTRWPSVFEMLGGLRVLGPAHTLGAYFFLAFLIGHIYLATTGKTPLSLLRAMVTGYEDPGARSTR
- a CDS encoding metal ABC transporter solute-binding protein, Zn/Mn family, whose protein sequence is MNNPVTKKALRALLTLFAAGGLAAVALAGEGKRLPVAVAEADVEAIVKAVGGNQVETFSLFKGCILRKDLAVEASAKDLLTKARVIVWTGFLRETEAINKVLQVAPGATTAAVQWVDVSPSAFRTNVPFSTCEGFADPLYSAGDPFFWLNPENGAVIARNVAKGLSKAAPASEVYFHANAAAFIAALKADLVRWKKDLKPLHGVRIFSFQCGWQNFSSMGGPKFIVCKATPGQLPAPAALLDYVTQMKAQIVLVDPNTPPEYVEACRERPGLTVLTVPSSLEGIPGAKSYASLFDHLLKVLQSAAKH
- a CDS encoding NifB/NifX family molybdenum-iron cluster-binding protein; translated protein: MLVAVPTFHGRVSPTFDFCHRVTFWQVEGMAFQKLANKKCRPTDPFEKAVRLQAMGTEMLLCGAIGTVLKIHLEAMGIQVLSGIAGEVREVLTAFTTGALHEPRFRIPGAPGNPPIPGGA